A window from Nomascus leucogenys isolate Asia chromosome 24, Asia_NLE_v1, whole genome shotgun sequence encodes these proteins:
- the ACAP3 gene encoding arf-GAP with coiled-coil, ANK repeat and PH domain-containing protein 3 isoform X4: MVEAGKAYVSTSRLFVSGVRDLSQQCQGDTVISECLQRFADSLQEVVNYHMILFDQAQRSVRQQLQNFVKEDVRKFKETKKQFDKVREDLELSLVRNAQAPRHRPHEVEEATGALTLTRKCFRHLALDYVLQINVLQAKKKFEILDSMLSFMHAQSSFFQQGYSLLHQLDPYMKKLAAELDQLVIDSAVEKREMERKHAAIQQRTLLQDFSYDESKVEFDVDAPSGVVMEGYLFKRASNAFKTWNRRWFSIQNSQLVYQKKLKDALTVVVDDLRLCSVKPCEDIERRFCFEVLSPTKSCMLQADSEKLRQAWVQAVQASIASAYRESPDSCYSEKLDRTASPSTSSIDSATDPRERGVKGESVLQRVQSVAGNSQCGDCGQPDPRWASINLGVLLCIECSGIHRSLGVHCSKVRSLTLDSWEPELLKLMCELGNSTVNQIYEARCEGPGSRKPTASSSRQDKEAWIKDKYVEKKFLRKAPMAPALEAPRRWRAQKCPRPHSSPRAPTARRKVRLEPVLPCVAALSSVGTLDRKFRRDSLFCPDELDSLFSYFDAGAAGAGPRSLSSDSGLGGSSDGSSDVLVFGSGSVVDSVTEEEGAESEESSGEADGDAEAEAWGLADVRELHPGLLAHRAARARDLPALAAALAHGAEVNWADAEDEGKTPLVQAVLGGSLIVCEFLLQNGADVNQRDSRGRGPLHHATLLGRTGQVCLFLKRGADQHALDQEQRDPLAIAVQAANADIVTLLRLARMAEEMREAEAAPGPPGALAGSSPTELQFRRCIQEFISLHLEES, from the exons ATGGTGGAAGCCGGTAAGGCCTACGTCAGCACCAGCAGGCTGTTCGTGAGCGGCGTCCGCGACCTGTCCCAGCAGTGCCAGGGCGACACCGTCATCTCG GAATGTCTGCAGAGGTTCGCTGACAGCCTACAGGAGGTGGTGAACTACCACATG ATCCTGTTTGACCAGGCCCAGAGGTCTGTGCGGCAGCAGCTCCAGAACTTTGTCAAAGA GGATGTGCGGAAGTTCAAGGAGACAAAGAAACAGTTTGACAAGGTGCGGGAAGACCTGGAGCTGTCCCTGGTGAGGAACGCCCAGGCCCCAAGGCACCGGCCCCACGAGGTGGAGGAAGCCACGGGGGCCCTCACCCTCACCAGGAAGTGCTTCCGCCACCTGGCACTGGACTATGTGCTCCAG ATCAATGTCCTGCAGGCCAAGAAGAAGTTTGAGATCCTGGACTCT ATGCTGTCCTTCATGCACGCACAGTCCAGCTTCTTCCAGCAGGGCTACAGCCTCCTGCACCAGCTGGACCCCTACATGAAGAAGCTGGCGGCTGAG CTGGACCAGCTGGTGATCGACTCTGCAGTGGAAAAGCGTGAGATGGAGCGAAAGCATGCCGCCATCCAGCAGCGG ACGCTGCTGCAG GACTTCTCCTATGATGAGTCCAAAGTGGAGTTTGACGTGGACGCGCCCAGTGGGGTGGTGATGGAGGGCTACCTCTTCAAGAGGGCCAGCAACGCTTTCAAGACGTGGAACCG GCGCTGGTTCTCCATTCAGAACAGCCAGCTGGTCTACCAGAAGAAGCTCAAG GATGCCCTCACCGTGGTGGTGGACGACCTCCGCCTGTGCTCTGTGAAGCCGTGTGAGGACATCGAGCGGAGGTTCTGCTTCGAGGTGCTGTCACCCACCAA GAGCTGCATGCTGCAGGCCGACTCCGAGAAGCTGCGGCAGGCCTGGGTCCAGGCTGTGCAGGCCAGCATCGCCTCCGCCTACCGCGAGAGCCCCGACAGCTGCTATAGCGAG AAGCTGGACCGCACAGCATCCCCGTCCACGAGCAGCATCGACTCCGCGACCGACCCTCGGGAGCGTGGCGTGAAGGGCGAGAGTGTGTTGCAGCGTGTGCAGAGTGTGGCCGGCAACAGCCAGTGCGGCGACTGCGGCCAGCCAGACCCCCGCTGGGCCAGCATCAACCTGGGCGTGCTGCTCTGCATCGAGTGCTCCGGCATCCACAG GAGCCTGGGTGTCCACTGCTCCAAGGTCCGGTCCCTGACACTGGACTCGTGGGAGCCAGAGCTGCTAAAG CTGATGTGTGAGCTTGGAAACAGCACTGTAAATCAGATCTATGAGGCCCGGTGTGAGGGTCCAGGCAGCAGGAAACCCACAGCCAGCAGCTCCCG GCAGGACAAGGAGGCCTGGATCAAGGACAAATACGTGGAAAAGAAATTTCTGCGGAAGGCGCCCATGGCACCAGCCCTGGAGGCCCCAAGACGCTGGAGGGCGCAGAAGTGCCCCCGGCCCCACAGCTCTCCCCGCGCCCCCACTGCCCGCCGCAAGGTCCGGCTTGAGCCCGTTCTGCCCTGTGTGGCCGCACTGTCCTCAG TGGGCACCCTGGACCGTAAGTTCCGCCGAGACTCCCTCTTCTGCCCCGACGAGCTGGACTCGCTCTTCTCCTACTTCGACGCAGGGGCCGCGGGGGCTGGCCCTCGCA GTCTGAGTAGCGACAGTGGCCTTGGGGGCAGCTCGGATGGCAGCTCAGACGTCCTGGTTTTCGGCTCGGGTTCTGTGGTGGACAGCGTCACTGAGGAGG AGGGTGCGGAGTCGGAGGAGTCCAGCGGTGAGGCAGACGGGGACGCTGAGGCCGAGGCCTGGGGCCTGGCGGACGTGCGCGAGCTGCACCCGGGGCTCTTGGCGCACCGCGCAGCGCGTGCCCGCGACCTTCCTGCGCTGGCGGCGGCGCTGGCCCACGGGGCCGAGGTCAACTGGGCGGACGCGGAGGATGAGGGCAAGACGCCGCTGGTGCAGGCCGTGCTAGGG GGCTCCTTGATCGTATGTGAGTTCCTGCTGCAAAACGGAGCGGACGTGAACCAAAGAGACAGCCGCGGCCGGGGGCCCCTGCACCACGCCACGCTGCTGGGCCGCACCGG CCAGGTTTGCCTGTTCCTGAAGCGGGGCGCGGACCAGCACGCCCTGGACCAAGAGCAGCGGGACCCGTTGGCCATCGCAGTGCAGGCGGCCAACGCTGACATCGTGACACT GCTCCGTCTGGCGCGCATGGCGGAGGAGATGCGCGAGGCCGAGGCTGCCCCGGGTCCCCCTGGCGCCCTGGCGGGCAGCAGCCCCACGGAGCTCCAGTTCCGCAGGTGCATCCAGGAGTTCATCAGCCTCCACCTGGAAGAGAGCTAG
- the ACAP3 gene encoding arf-GAP with coiled-coil, ANK repeat and PH domain-containing protein 3 isoform X2, whose protein sequence is MGMAPLLGAGPWLKHQPSPWPLPQKPNGSPPPRRRPCTALAQSGGGAGTHSPLGLLSGNPLSWELVTGASSGGCGAAVGAVERLPWESASPGGAWTGVGRATIDEVETDVVEIEAKLDKLVKLCSGMVEAGKAYVSTSRLFVSGVRDLSQQCQGDTVISECLQRFADSLQEVVNYHMILFDQAQRSVRQQLQNFVKEDVRKFKETKKQFDKVREDLELSLVRNAQAPRHRPHEVEEATGALTLTRKCFRHLALDYVLQINVLQAKKKFEILDSMLSFMHAQSSFFQQGYSLLHQLDPYMKKLAAELDQLVIDSAVEKREMERKHAAIQQRTLLQDFSYDESKVEFDVDAPSGVVMEGYLFKRASNAFKTWNRRWFSIQNSQLVYQKKLKDALTVVVDDLRLCSVKPCEDIERRFCFEVLSPTKSCMLQADSEKLRQAWVQAVQASIASAYRESPDSCYSEKLDRTASPSTSSIDSATDPRERGVKGESVLQRVQSVAGNSQCGDCGQPDPRWASINLGVLLCIECSGIHRSLGVHCSKVRSLTLDSWEPELLKLMCELGNSTVNQIYEARCEGPGSRKPTASSSRQDKEAWIKDKYVEKKFLRKAPMAPALEAPRRWRAQKCPRPHSSPRAPTARRKVRLEPVLPCVAALSSVGTLDRKFRRDSLFCPDELDSLFSYFDAGAAGAGPRKGAESEESSGEADGDAEAEAWGLADVRELHPGLLAHRAARARDLPALAAALAHGAEVNWADAEDEGKTPLVQAVLGGSLIVCEFLLQNGADVNQRDSRGRGPLHHATLLGRTGQVCLFLKRGADQHALDQEQRDPLAIAVQAANADIVTLLRLARMAEEMREAEAAPGPPGALAGSSPTELQFRRCIQEFISLHLEES, encoded by the exons ATGGGCATGGCCCCCCTGCTGGGGGCTGGGCCCTGGCTGAAGCACCAACCTTCGCCCTGGCCCCTCCCTCAGAAGCCTAATGGATCCCCTCCTCCACGCAGACGGCCCTGTACTGCCCTCGCCCAGTCGGGTGGGGGTGCTGGAACCCACTCACCTCTGGGCCTTCTCTCTGGTAACCCGCTCTCATGGGAGCTGGTTACAGGAGCCAGTTCTGGGGGCTGTGGGGCTGCAGTAGGTGCCGTAGAGCGGCTGCCCTGGGAAAGTGCCTCGCCCGGTGGAGCATGGACTGGAGTGGGGAG GGCGACCATTGACGAGGTGGAGACGGACGTGGTGGAGATTGAGGCCAAACTGGACAAG CTGGTGAAGCTGTGCAGTGGCATGGTGGAAGCCGGTAAGGCCTACGTCAGCACCAGCAGGCTGTTCGTGAGCGGCGTCCGCGACCTGTCCCAGCAGTGCCAGGGCGACACCGTCATCTCG GAATGTCTGCAGAGGTTCGCTGACAGCCTACAGGAGGTGGTGAACTACCACATG ATCCTGTTTGACCAGGCCCAGAGGTCTGTGCGGCAGCAGCTCCAGAACTTTGTCAAAGA GGATGTGCGGAAGTTCAAGGAGACAAAGAAACAGTTTGACAAGGTGCGGGAAGACCTGGAGCTGTCCCTGGTGAGGAACGCCCAGGCCCCAAGGCACCGGCCCCACGAGGTGGAGGAAGCCACGGGGGCCCTCACCCTCACCAGGAAGTGCTTCCGCCACCTGGCACTGGACTATGTGCTCCAG ATCAATGTCCTGCAGGCCAAGAAGAAGTTTGAGATCCTGGACTCT ATGCTGTCCTTCATGCACGCACAGTCCAGCTTCTTCCAGCAGGGCTACAGCCTCCTGCACCAGCTGGACCCCTACATGAAGAAGCTGGCGGCTGAG CTGGACCAGCTGGTGATCGACTCTGCAGTGGAAAAGCGTGAGATGGAGCGAAAGCATGCCGCCATCCAGCAGCGG ACGCTGCTGCAG GACTTCTCCTATGATGAGTCCAAAGTGGAGTTTGACGTGGACGCGCCCAGTGGGGTGGTGATGGAGGGCTACCTCTTCAAGAGGGCCAGCAACGCTTTCAAGACGTGGAACCG GCGCTGGTTCTCCATTCAGAACAGCCAGCTGGTCTACCAGAAGAAGCTCAAG GATGCCCTCACCGTGGTGGTGGACGACCTCCGCCTGTGCTCTGTGAAGCCGTGTGAGGACATCGAGCGGAGGTTCTGCTTCGAGGTGCTGTCACCCACCAA GAGCTGCATGCTGCAGGCCGACTCCGAGAAGCTGCGGCAGGCCTGGGTCCAGGCTGTGCAGGCCAGCATCGCCTCCGCCTACCGCGAGAGCCCCGACAGCTGCTATAGCGAG AAGCTGGACCGCACAGCATCCCCGTCCACGAGCAGCATCGACTCCGCGACCGACCCTCGGGAGCGTGGCGTGAAGGGCGAGAGTGTGTTGCAGCGTGTGCAGAGTGTGGCCGGCAACAGCCAGTGCGGCGACTGCGGCCAGCCAGACCCCCGCTGGGCCAGCATCAACCTGGGCGTGCTGCTCTGCATCGAGTGCTCCGGCATCCACAG GAGCCTGGGTGTCCACTGCTCCAAGGTCCGGTCCCTGACACTGGACTCGTGGGAGCCAGAGCTGCTAAAG CTGATGTGTGAGCTTGGAAACAGCACTGTAAATCAGATCTATGAGGCCCGGTGTGAGGGTCCAGGCAGCAGGAAACCCACAGCCAGCAGCTCCCG GCAGGACAAGGAGGCCTGGATCAAGGACAAATACGTGGAAAAGAAATTTCTGCGGAAGGCGCCCATGGCACCAGCCCTGGAGGCCCCAAGACGCTGGAGGGCGCAGAAGTGCCCCCGGCCCCACAGCTCTCCCCGCGCCCCCACTGCCCGCCGCAAGGTCCGGCTTGAGCCCGTTCTGCCCTGTGTGGCCGCACTGTCCTCAG TGGGCACCCTGGACCGTAAGTTCCGCCGAGACTCCCTCTTCTGCCCCGACGAGCTGGACTCGCTCTTCTCCTACTTCGACGCAGGGGCCGCGGGGGCTGGCCCTCGCA AGGGTGCGGAGTCGGAGGAGTCCAGCGGTGAGGCAGACGGGGACGCTGAGGCCGAGGCCTGGGGCCTGGCGGACGTGCGCGAGCTGCACCCGGGGCTCTTGGCGCACCGCGCAGCGCGTGCCCGCGACCTTCCTGCGCTGGCGGCGGCGCTGGCCCACGGGGCCGAGGTCAACTGGGCGGACGCGGAGGATGAGGGCAAGACGCCGCTGGTGCAGGCCGTGCTAGGG GGCTCCTTGATCGTATGTGAGTTCCTGCTGCAAAACGGAGCGGACGTGAACCAAAGAGACAGCCGCGGCCGGGGGCCCCTGCACCACGCCACGCTGCTGGGCCGCACCGG CCAGGTTTGCCTGTTCCTGAAGCGGGGCGCGGACCAGCACGCCCTGGACCAAGAGCAGCGGGACCCGTTGGCCATCGCAGTGCAGGCGGCCAACGCTGACATCGTGACACT GCTCCGTCTGGCGCGCATGGCGGAGGAGATGCGCGAGGCCGAGGCTGCCCCGGGTCCCCCTGGCGCCCTGGCGGGCAGCAGCCCCACGGAGCTCCAGTTCCGCAGGTGCATCCAGGAGTTCATCAGCCTCCACCTGGAAGAGAGCTAG
- the ACAP3 gene encoding arf-GAP with coiled-coil, ANK repeat and PH domain-containing protein 3 isoform X1, which translates to MGMAPLLGAGPWLKHQPSPWPLPQKPNGSPPPRRRPCTALAQSGGGAGTHSPLGLLSGNPLSWELVTGASSGGCGAAVGAVERLPWESASPGGAWTGVGRATIDEVETDVVEIEAKLDKLVKLCSGMVEAGKAYVSTSRLFVSGVRDLSQQCQGDTVISECLQRFADSLQEVVNYHMILFDQAQRSVRQQLQNFVKEDVRKFKETKKQFDKVREDLELSLVRNAQAPRHRPHEVEEATGALTLTRKCFRHLALDYVLQINVLQAKKKFEILDSMLSFMHAQSSFFQQGYSLLHQLDPYMKKLAAELDQLVIDSAVEKREMERKHAAIQQRTLLQDFSYDESKVEFDVDAPSGVVMEGYLFKRASNAFKTWNRRWFSIQNSQLVYQKKLKDALTVVVDDLRLCSVKPCEDIERRFCFEVLSPTKSCMLQADSEKLRQAWVQAVQASIASAYRESPDSCYSEKLDRTASPSTSSIDSATDPRERGVKGESVLQRVQSVAGNSQCGDCGQPDPRWASINLGVLLCIECSGIHRSLGVHCSKVRSLTLDSWEPELLKLMCELGNSTVNQIYEARCEGPGSRKPTASSSRQDKEAWIKDKYVEKKFLRKAPMAPALEAPRRWRAQKCPRPHSSPRAPTARRKVRLEPVLPCVAALSSVGTLDRKFRRDSLFCPDELDSLFSYFDAGAAGAGPRSLSSDSGLGGSSDGSSDVLVFGSGSVVDSVTEEEGAESEESSGEADGDAEAEAWGLADVRELHPGLLAHRAARARDLPALAAALAHGAEVNWADAEDEGKTPLVQAVLGGSLIVCEFLLQNGADVNQRDSRGRGPLHHATLLGRTGQVCLFLKRGADQHALDQEQRDPLAIAVQAANADIVTLLRLARMAEEMREAEAAPGPPGALAGSSPTELQFRRCIQEFISLHLEES; encoded by the exons ATGGGCATGGCCCCCCTGCTGGGGGCTGGGCCCTGGCTGAAGCACCAACCTTCGCCCTGGCCCCTCCCTCAGAAGCCTAATGGATCCCCTCCTCCACGCAGACGGCCCTGTACTGCCCTCGCCCAGTCGGGTGGGGGTGCTGGAACCCACTCACCTCTGGGCCTTCTCTCTGGTAACCCGCTCTCATGGGAGCTGGTTACAGGAGCCAGTTCTGGGGGCTGTGGGGCTGCAGTAGGTGCCGTAGAGCGGCTGCCCTGGGAAAGTGCCTCGCCCGGTGGAGCATGGACTGGAGTGGGGAG GGCGACCATTGACGAGGTGGAGACGGACGTGGTGGAGATTGAGGCCAAACTGGACAAG CTGGTGAAGCTGTGCAGTGGCATGGTGGAAGCCGGTAAGGCCTACGTCAGCACCAGCAGGCTGTTCGTGAGCGGCGTCCGCGACCTGTCCCAGCAGTGCCAGGGCGACACCGTCATCTCG GAATGTCTGCAGAGGTTCGCTGACAGCCTACAGGAGGTGGTGAACTACCACATG ATCCTGTTTGACCAGGCCCAGAGGTCTGTGCGGCAGCAGCTCCAGAACTTTGTCAAAGA GGATGTGCGGAAGTTCAAGGAGACAAAGAAACAGTTTGACAAGGTGCGGGAAGACCTGGAGCTGTCCCTGGTGAGGAACGCCCAGGCCCCAAGGCACCGGCCCCACGAGGTGGAGGAAGCCACGGGGGCCCTCACCCTCACCAGGAAGTGCTTCCGCCACCTGGCACTGGACTATGTGCTCCAG ATCAATGTCCTGCAGGCCAAGAAGAAGTTTGAGATCCTGGACTCT ATGCTGTCCTTCATGCACGCACAGTCCAGCTTCTTCCAGCAGGGCTACAGCCTCCTGCACCAGCTGGACCCCTACATGAAGAAGCTGGCGGCTGAG CTGGACCAGCTGGTGATCGACTCTGCAGTGGAAAAGCGTGAGATGGAGCGAAAGCATGCCGCCATCCAGCAGCGG ACGCTGCTGCAG GACTTCTCCTATGATGAGTCCAAAGTGGAGTTTGACGTGGACGCGCCCAGTGGGGTGGTGATGGAGGGCTACCTCTTCAAGAGGGCCAGCAACGCTTTCAAGACGTGGAACCG GCGCTGGTTCTCCATTCAGAACAGCCAGCTGGTCTACCAGAAGAAGCTCAAG GATGCCCTCACCGTGGTGGTGGACGACCTCCGCCTGTGCTCTGTGAAGCCGTGTGAGGACATCGAGCGGAGGTTCTGCTTCGAGGTGCTGTCACCCACCAA GAGCTGCATGCTGCAGGCCGACTCCGAGAAGCTGCGGCAGGCCTGGGTCCAGGCTGTGCAGGCCAGCATCGCCTCCGCCTACCGCGAGAGCCCCGACAGCTGCTATAGCGAG AAGCTGGACCGCACAGCATCCCCGTCCACGAGCAGCATCGACTCCGCGACCGACCCTCGGGAGCGTGGCGTGAAGGGCGAGAGTGTGTTGCAGCGTGTGCAGAGTGTGGCCGGCAACAGCCAGTGCGGCGACTGCGGCCAGCCAGACCCCCGCTGGGCCAGCATCAACCTGGGCGTGCTGCTCTGCATCGAGTGCTCCGGCATCCACAG GAGCCTGGGTGTCCACTGCTCCAAGGTCCGGTCCCTGACACTGGACTCGTGGGAGCCAGAGCTGCTAAAG CTGATGTGTGAGCTTGGAAACAGCACTGTAAATCAGATCTATGAGGCCCGGTGTGAGGGTCCAGGCAGCAGGAAACCCACAGCCAGCAGCTCCCG GCAGGACAAGGAGGCCTGGATCAAGGACAAATACGTGGAAAAGAAATTTCTGCGGAAGGCGCCCATGGCACCAGCCCTGGAGGCCCCAAGACGCTGGAGGGCGCAGAAGTGCCCCCGGCCCCACAGCTCTCCCCGCGCCCCCACTGCCCGCCGCAAGGTCCGGCTTGAGCCCGTTCTGCCCTGTGTGGCCGCACTGTCCTCAG TGGGCACCCTGGACCGTAAGTTCCGCCGAGACTCCCTCTTCTGCCCCGACGAGCTGGACTCGCTCTTCTCCTACTTCGACGCAGGGGCCGCGGGGGCTGGCCCTCGCA GTCTGAGTAGCGACAGTGGCCTTGGGGGCAGCTCGGATGGCAGCTCAGACGTCCTGGTTTTCGGCTCGGGTTCTGTGGTGGACAGCGTCACTGAGGAGG AGGGTGCGGAGTCGGAGGAGTCCAGCGGTGAGGCAGACGGGGACGCTGAGGCCGAGGCCTGGGGCCTGGCGGACGTGCGCGAGCTGCACCCGGGGCTCTTGGCGCACCGCGCAGCGCGTGCCCGCGACCTTCCTGCGCTGGCGGCGGCGCTGGCCCACGGGGCCGAGGTCAACTGGGCGGACGCGGAGGATGAGGGCAAGACGCCGCTGGTGCAGGCCGTGCTAGGG GGCTCCTTGATCGTATGTGAGTTCCTGCTGCAAAACGGAGCGGACGTGAACCAAAGAGACAGCCGCGGCCGGGGGCCCCTGCACCACGCCACGCTGCTGGGCCGCACCGG CCAGGTTTGCCTGTTCCTGAAGCGGGGCGCGGACCAGCACGCCCTGGACCAAGAGCAGCGGGACCCGTTGGCCATCGCAGTGCAGGCGGCCAACGCTGACATCGTGACACT GCTCCGTCTGGCGCGCATGGCGGAGGAGATGCGCGAGGCCGAGGCTGCCCCGGGTCCCCCTGGCGCCCTGGCGGGCAGCAGCCCCACGGAGCTCCAGTTCCGCAGGTGCATCCAGGAGTTCATCAGCCTCCACCTGGAAGAGAGCTAG
- the ACAP3 gene encoding arf-GAP with coiled-coil, ANK repeat and PH domain-containing protein 3 isoform X3, which translates to MTVEFEECVKDSPRFRATIDEVETDVVEIEAKLDKLVKLCSGMVEAGKAYVSTSRLFVSGVRDLSQQCQGDTVISECLQRFADSLQEVVNYHMILFDQAQRSVRQQLQNFVKEDVRKFKETKKQFDKVREDLELSLVRNAQAPRHRPHEVEEATGALTLTRKCFRHLALDYVLQINVLQAKKKFEILDSMLSFMHAQSSFFQQGYSLLHQLDPYMKKLAAELDQLVIDSAVEKREMERKHAAIQQRTLLQDFSYDESKVEFDVDAPSGVVMEGYLFKRASNAFKTWNRRWFSIQNSQLVYQKKLKDALTVVVDDLRLCSVKPCEDIERRFCFEVLSPTKSCMLQADSEKLRQAWVQAVQASIASAYRESPDSCYSEKLDRTASPSTSSIDSATDPRERGVKGESVLQRVQSVAGNSQCGDCGQPDPRWASINLGVLLCIECSGIHRSLGVHCSKVRSLTLDSWEPELLKLMCELGNSTVNQIYEARCEGPGSRKPTASSSRQDKEAWIKDKYVEKKFLRKAPMAPALEAPRRWRAQKCPRPHSSPRAPTARRKVRLEPVLPCVAALSSVGTLDRKFRRDSLFCPDELDSLFSYFDAGAAGAGPRSLSSDSGLGGSSDGSSDVLVFGSGSVVDSVTEEEGAESEESSGEADGDAEAEAWGLADVRELHPGLLAHRAARARDLPALAAALAHGAEVNWADAEDEGKTPLVQAVLGGSLIVCEFLLQNGADVNQRDSRGRGPLHHATLLGRTGQVCLFLKRGADQHALDQEQRDPLAIAVQAANADIVTLLRLARMAEEMREAEAAPGPPGALAGSSPTELQFRRCIQEFISLHLEES; encoded by the exons ATGACTGTGGAGTTCGAGGAGTGCGTCAAGGACTCCCCGCGCTTCAG GGCGACCATTGACGAGGTGGAGACGGACGTGGTGGAGATTGAGGCCAAACTGGACAAG CTGGTGAAGCTGTGCAGTGGCATGGTGGAAGCCGGTAAGGCCTACGTCAGCACCAGCAGGCTGTTCGTGAGCGGCGTCCGCGACCTGTCCCAGCAGTGCCAGGGCGACACCGTCATCTCG GAATGTCTGCAGAGGTTCGCTGACAGCCTACAGGAGGTGGTGAACTACCACATG ATCCTGTTTGACCAGGCCCAGAGGTCTGTGCGGCAGCAGCTCCAGAACTTTGTCAAAGA GGATGTGCGGAAGTTCAAGGAGACAAAGAAACAGTTTGACAAGGTGCGGGAAGACCTGGAGCTGTCCCTGGTGAGGAACGCCCAGGCCCCAAGGCACCGGCCCCACGAGGTGGAGGAAGCCACGGGGGCCCTCACCCTCACCAGGAAGTGCTTCCGCCACCTGGCACTGGACTATGTGCTCCAG ATCAATGTCCTGCAGGCCAAGAAGAAGTTTGAGATCCTGGACTCT ATGCTGTCCTTCATGCACGCACAGTCCAGCTTCTTCCAGCAGGGCTACAGCCTCCTGCACCAGCTGGACCCCTACATGAAGAAGCTGGCGGCTGAG CTGGACCAGCTGGTGATCGACTCTGCAGTGGAAAAGCGTGAGATGGAGCGAAAGCATGCCGCCATCCAGCAGCGG ACGCTGCTGCAG GACTTCTCCTATGATGAGTCCAAAGTGGAGTTTGACGTGGACGCGCCCAGTGGGGTGGTGATGGAGGGCTACCTCTTCAAGAGGGCCAGCAACGCTTTCAAGACGTGGAACCG GCGCTGGTTCTCCATTCAGAACAGCCAGCTGGTCTACCAGAAGAAGCTCAAG GATGCCCTCACCGTGGTGGTGGACGACCTCCGCCTGTGCTCTGTGAAGCCGTGTGAGGACATCGAGCGGAGGTTCTGCTTCGAGGTGCTGTCACCCACCAA GAGCTGCATGCTGCAGGCCGACTCCGAGAAGCTGCGGCAGGCCTGGGTCCAGGCTGTGCAGGCCAGCATCGCCTCCGCCTACCGCGAGAGCCCCGACAGCTGCTATAGCGAG AAGCTGGACCGCACAGCATCCCCGTCCACGAGCAGCATCGACTCCGCGACCGACCCTCGGGAGCGTGGCGTGAAGGGCGAGAGTGTGTTGCAGCGTGTGCAGAGTGTGGCCGGCAACAGCCAGTGCGGCGACTGCGGCCAGCCAGACCCCCGCTGGGCCAGCATCAACCTGGGCGTGCTGCTCTGCATCGAGTGCTCCGGCATCCACAG GAGCCTGGGTGTCCACTGCTCCAAGGTCCGGTCCCTGACACTGGACTCGTGGGAGCCAGAGCTGCTAAAG CTGATGTGTGAGCTTGGAAACAGCACTGTAAATCAGATCTATGAGGCCCGGTGTGAGGGTCCAGGCAGCAGGAAACCCACAGCCAGCAGCTCCCG GCAGGACAAGGAGGCCTGGATCAAGGACAAATACGTGGAAAAGAAATTTCTGCGGAAGGCGCCCATGGCACCAGCCCTGGAGGCCCCAAGACGCTGGAGGGCGCAGAAGTGCCCCCGGCCCCACAGCTCTCCCCGCGCCCCCACTGCCCGCCGCAAGGTCCGGCTTGAGCCCGTTCTGCCCTGTGTGGCCGCACTGTCCTCAG TGGGCACCCTGGACCGTAAGTTCCGCCGAGACTCCCTCTTCTGCCCCGACGAGCTGGACTCGCTCTTCTCCTACTTCGACGCAGGGGCCGCGGGGGCTGGCCCTCGCA GTCTGAGTAGCGACAGTGGCCTTGGGGGCAGCTCGGATGGCAGCTCAGACGTCCTGGTTTTCGGCTCGGGTTCTGTGGTGGACAGCGTCACTGAGGAGG AGGGTGCGGAGTCGGAGGAGTCCAGCGGTGAGGCAGACGGGGACGCTGAGGCCGAGGCCTGGGGCCTGGCGGACGTGCGCGAGCTGCACCCGGGGCTCTTGGCGCACCGCGCAGCGCGTGCCCGCGACCTTCCTGCGCTGGCGGCGGCGCTGGCCCACGGGGCCGAGGTCAACTGGGCGGACGCGGAGGATGAGGGCAAGACGCCGCTGGTGCAGGCCGTGCTAGGG GGCTCCTTGATCGTATGTGAGTTCCTGCTGCAAAACGGAGCGGACGTGAACCAAAGAGACAGCCGCGGCCGGGGGCCCCTGCACCACGCCACGCTGCTGGGCCGCACCGG CCAGGTTTGCCTGTTCCTGAAGCGGGGCGCGGACCAGCACGCCCTGGACCAAGAGCAGCGGGACCCGTTGGCCATCGCAGTGCAGGCGGCCAACGCTGACATCGTGACACT GCTCCGTCTGGCGCGCATGGCGGAGGAGATGCGCGAGGCCGAGGCTGCCCCGGGTCCCCCTGGCGCCCTGGCGGGCAGCAGCCCCACGGAGCTCCAGTTCCGCAGGTGCATCCAGGAGTTCATCAGCCTCCACCTGGAAGAGAGCTAG